TGCCGCCATTGCCGAAGGCCAAACGGCCTAGCGATGCGAAAGGGGGCGGCGAAGCCGCAGACCAAGGCCGTCAGGCCGCAGGGCCGAGCAGACCTGCGAGCCCTGAAGCGTAGCGCCTGCCGAAGGCAGGAGGCCCCAAAACAAAAAAAAAGAGCCACCGAAAAACGGCAGCTCTATATCGTATAGATTCCAAAAGGGGAGGACCTATCCTAGGGCCTTATCCAAATCGGCCAAAAGGTCATCGGCATCTTCTACCCCAACAGAAAGGCGAATGATCGAGTCGGTCAAGCCCACTTTGAGGCGCTCTTCGCGGGGAATAGCCGCATGCGTCATGCTAGCAGGATGGCCAATGAGCGATTCTACGCCACCCAAAGACTCGGCACAAGTGAAATAATGTACCTTTTCGAGCACCTTAGCGGCAGCTTCTGCGGTATCCTCCTTAAGATTAAAGGAAAGCATAGCGCCAAAGCCGCGCATCTGCTTTTTGGCAGTTTCATGTCCCGCATGATGGGCCAAACCAGGATAATACACCTTATCTACCTTGGGGTGCTGCATCAAGAAGTCGGCAATTTTAGCGGCATTTTCGCTCGCTCTTTGCACCCGAAGATGTAGAGTTTTGATGCCACGAAGGACCAAGAAACAATCTTGGGGACCAGGAACAGCGCCCACAGAGTTTTGGATAAAGTAGAGCTTTTCGGCCAAGGCTTCATCCTTCACCACCAAAGCGCCCATCACCACATCAGAGTGGCCACCTAGGTATTTAGTCACCGAGTGCATGACGACATCAGCGCCGAGGTCCAAGGGATTTTGGAGGTAAGGCGTAGCAAAAGTGTTGTCTACACAAACCATAATGTTGTGCTTTTTGGCAACGGCACAAATGGCCTCAATATCAATAATATTGAGCATGGGGTTGGTGGGCGTTTCTACCCAGATGAGCTTAGTTTTTTCGGTAATATGGGCCTCGATTTCGGCGGTGCCCTGCATCCCTACAAACTGAAACTTGATGCCATAGCGGCTAAAGACCTTCGTAAAGAGGCGGTAAGATCCA
This genomic interval from Saprospira grandis contains the following:
- a CDS encoding cystathionine gamma-synthase translates to MKFGTKVIHAGIEPDPATGAIMTPIYQTSTYAQSSPGQHKGYEYSRTLNPTRKALEDNLAALENGQFGLTFGSGLAAEAALLHLLDPGDEVISTNDLYGGSYRLFTKVFSRYGIKFQFVGMQGTAEIEAHITEKTKLIWVETPTNPMLNIIDIEAICAVAKKHNIMVCVDNTFATPYLQNPLDLGADVVMHSVTKYLGGHSDVVMGALVVKDEALAEKLYFIQNSVGAVPGPQDCFLVLRGIKTLHLRVQRASENAAKIADFLMQHPKVDKVYYPGLAHHAGHETAKKQMRGFGAMLSFNLKEDTAEAAAKVLEKVHYFTCAESLGGVESLIGHPASMTHAAIPREERLKVGLTDSIIRLSVGVEDADDLLADLDKALG